The following coding sequences are from one Oncorhynchus clarkii lewisi isolate Uvic-CL-2024 chromosome 20, UVic_Ocla_1.0, whole genome shotgun sequence window:
- the LOC139376415 gene encoding nuclear distribution protein nudE-like 1-A isoform X1 has translation MYIMNTDMIPKFTSKDEEIDFWKTLSLKYQKNCQEAQEELLEFQEGSRELEAELETQLGQAEHRTRVLHSENSRLKKEVDSLKEKLEQQYAQSYKQINMLEDDLGQTRGIKEKLHKYVRELEQSNDDLERAKRATIVSLEDFEQRLNQAIERNAFLESELDEKEFVLVSVQRLKDEARDLRQELAVRERNTDVTRMSAPTSPTQEDNDKMDYSVQASLSLPATPLAKSLDNAFANPTELSNGLGNSLTPSARISALNIVSDLLRKVGALESKLTACRNFAKDQKARNSYAITENGNVINGNTAKFSHILHTTSSYYDKMRERVIFPALILGNNLPLMMCGSPACCLINKPPYFSLIALG, from the exons ATGTATATCATGAACACAGATATGATTCCAAAATTCACCTCGAAAGACGAGGAGATTGACTTCTGGAAGACTCTTTCCCTCAAGTACCAGAAAAA TTGCCAGGAGGCCCAGGAGGAGCTGCTGGAGTTTCAGGAGGGCAGCAGAGAGCTGGAGGCAGAGCTGGAGACCCAGCTGGGCCAGGCCGAGCACCGCACGAGAGTCCTGCACTCTGAAAACAGCAGGCTCAAGAAAGAGGTGGACTCACTCAAG gaaaaactggagcagcagtatgCCCAGAGCTACAAACAGATCAACATGCTGGAGGATGACCTGGGACAGACCAGGGGCATAAAGGAGAAGCTCCACAAATACGTGAGGGAGCTAGAGCAGTCCAACGACGACCTAGAAAGAGCTAAGAG GGCTACAATTGTGTCCCTGGAGGACTTTGAGCAGCGTCTGAACCAGGCTATCGAGAGGAACGCCTTCCTGGAGAGCGAGCTGGATGAGAAGGAATTCGTCCTGGTCTCAGTGCAGAGATTGAAAGATGAGGCCAGAG ACCTGCGGCAGGAGCTTGCTGTCCGAGAGCGAAATACGGACGTAACCAGGATGTCGGCGCCCACCTCGCCCACCCAGGAGGACAATGACAAGATGGATTACTCTGTCCAGGCCTCACTGTCTCTCCCCGCAACGCCGCTCGCGAAGAGTCTGGACAATGCCTTCGCCAACCCCACAG AGTTGTCCAATGGCCTTGGTAACTCACTGACTCCCTCTGCTAGAATATCAGCCCTCAACATCGTCAGTGACTTGCTACGGAAAGTGGGG GCTCTGGAGTCTAAGCTGACAGCCTGCAGGAACTTTGCCAAGGACCAGAAAGCCAGGAACTCTTATGCCATCACGGAAAACGGGAACGTGATCAACGGCAACACAGCCAAGTTCTCCCATATACTCCACACGACGTCGTCATACTACGACAAAAT gagagagagggtcatattCCCTGCATTAATTCTGGGTAATAATCTTCCTCTCATGATGTGTGGGTCACCTGCATGCTGTTTGATTAACAAGCCTCCCTACTTTTCTCTTATAGCGCTGGGGTAG
- the LOC139376415 gene encoding nuclear distribution protein nudE-like 1-A isoform X4, which produces MYIMNTDMIPKFTSKDEEIDFWKTLSLKYQKNCQEAQEELLEFQEGSRELEAELETQLGQAEHRTRVLHSENSRLKKEVDSLKEKLEQQYAQSYKQINMLEDDLGQTRGIKEKLHKYVRELEQSNDDLERAKRATIVSLEDFEQRLNQAIERNAFLESELDEKEFVLVSVQRLKDEARDLRQELAVRERNTDVTRMSAPTSPTQEDNDKMDYSVQASLSLPATPLAKSLDNAFANPTELSNGLGNSLTPSARISALNIVSDLLRKVGALESKLTACRNFAKDQKARNSYAITENGNVINGNTAKFSHILHTTSSYYDKIRAVNGLDPGTLTAITAPPSPSPPDLLPLIV; this is translated from the exons ATGTATATCATGAACACAGATATGATTCCAAAATTCACCTCGAAAGACGAGGAGATTGACTTCTGGAAGACTCTTTCCCTCAAGTACCAGAAAAA TTGCCAGGAGGCCCAGGAGGAGCTGCTGGAGTTTCAGGAGGGCAGCAGAGAGCTGGAGGCAGAGCTGGAGACCCAGCTGGGCCAGGCCGAGCACCGCACGAGAGTCCTGCACTCTGAAAACAGCAGGCTCAAGAAAGAGGTGGACTCACTCAAG gaaaaactggagcagcagtatgCCCAGAGCTACAAACAGATCAACATGCTGGAGGATGACCTGGGACAGACCAGGGGCATAAAGGAGAAGCTCCACAAATACGTGAGGGAGCTAGAGCAGTCCAACGACGACCTAGAAAGAGCTAAGAG GGCTACAATTGTGTCCCTGGAGGACTTTGAGCAGCGTCTGAACCAGGCTATCGAGAGGAACGCCTTCCTGGAGAGCGAGCTGGATGAGAAGGAATTCGTCCTGGTCTCAGTGCAGAGATTGAAAGATGAGGCCAGAG ACCTGCGGCAGGAGCTTGCTGTCCGAGAGCGAAATACGGACGTAACCAGGATGTCGGCGCCCACCTCGCCCACCCAGGAGGACAATGACAAGATGGATTACTCTGTCCAGGCCTCACTGTCTCTCCCCGCAACGCCGCTCGCGAAGAGTCTGGACAATGCCTTCGCCAACCCCACAG AGTTGTCCAATGGCCTTGGTAACTCACTGACTCCCTCTGCTAGAATATCAGCCCTCAACATCGTCAGTGACTTGCTACGGAAAGTGGGG GCTCTGGAGTCTAAGCTGACAGCCTGCAGGAACTTTGCCAAGGACCAGAAAGCCAGGAACTCTTATGCCATCACGGAAAACGGGAACGTGATCAACGGCAACACAGCCAAGTTCTCCCATATACTCCACACGACGTCGTCATACTACGACAAAAT CAGGGCGGTGAATGGCCTGGACCCTGGCACACTGACAGCCATCACagcacccccctctccctccccccctgacCTACTGCCTCTCATTGTGTGA
- the LOC139376415 gene encoding nuclear distribution protein nudE-like 1-A isoform X3 — translation MYIMNTDMIPKFTSKDEEIDFWKTLSLKYQKNCQEAQEELLEFQEGSRELEAELETQLGQAEHRTRVLHSENSRLKKEVDSLKEKLEQQYAQSYKQINMLEDDLGQTRGIKEKLHKYVRELEQSNDDLERAKRATIVSLEDFEQRLNQAIERNAFLESELDEKEFVLVSVQRLKDEARDLRQELAVRERNTDVTRMSAPTSPTQEDNDKMDYSVQASLSLPATPLAKSLDNAFANPTELSNGLGNSLTPSARISALNIVSDLLRKVGALESKLTACRNFAKDQKARNSYAITENGNVINGNTAKFSHILHTTSSYYDKMRERVIFPALILAGAVLLFFLIEVVFQAGR, via the exons ATGTATATCATGAACACAGATATGATTCCAAAATTCACCTCGAAAGACGAGGAGATTGACTTCTGGAAGACTCTTTCCCTCAAGTACCAGAAAAA TTGCCAGGAGGCCCAGGAGGAGCTGCTGGAGTTTCAGGAGGGCAGCAGAGAGCTGGAGGCAGAGCTGGAGACCCAGCTGGGCCAGGCCGAGCACCGCACGAGAGTCCTGCACTCTGAAAACAGCAGGCTCAAGAAAGAGGTGGACTCACTCAAG gaaaaactggagcagcagtatgCCCAGAGCTACAAACAGATCAACATGCTGGAGGATGACCTGGGACAGACCAGGGGCATAAAGGAGAAGCTCCACAAATACGTGAGGGAGCTAGAGCAGTCCAACGACGACCTAGAAAGAGCTAAGAG GGCTACAATTGTGTCCCTGGAGGACTTTGAGCAGCGTCTGAACCAGGCTATCGAGAGGAACGCCTTCCTGGAGAGCGAGCTGGATGAGAAGGAATTCGTCCTGGTCTCAGTGCAGAGATTGAAAGATGAGGCCAGAG ACCTGCGGCAGGAGCTTGCTGTCCGAGAGCGAAATACGGACGTAACCAGGATGTCGGCGCCCACCTCGCCCACCCAGGAGGACAATGACAAGATGGATTACTCTGTCCAGGCCTCACTGTCTCTCCCCGCAACGCCGCTCGCGAAGAGTCTGGACAATGCCTTCGCCAACCCCACAG AGTTGTCCAATGGCCTTGGTAACTCACTGACTCCCTCTGCTAGAATATCAGCCCTCAACATCGTCAGTGACTTGCTACGGAAAGTGGGG GCTCTGGAGTCTAAGCTGACAGCCTGCAGGAACTTTGCCAAGGACCAGAAAGCCAGGAACTCTTATGCCATCACGGAAAACGGGAACGTGATCAACGGCAACACAGCCAAGTTCTCCCATATACTCCACACGACGTCGTCATACTACGACAAAAT gagagagagggtcatattCCCTGCATTAATTCTGG CCGGTGCTGTCCTTCTGTTTTTCCTTATTGAGGTTGTCTTTCAAG CAGGGCGGTGA
- the LOC139376415 gene encoding nuclear distribution protein nudE-like 1-A isoform X2, producing MYIMNTDMIPKFTSKDEEIDFWKTLSLKYQKNCQEAQEELLEFQEGSRELEAELETQLGQAEHRTRVLHSENSRLKKEVDSLKEKLEQQYAQSYKQINMLEDDLGQTRGIKEKLHKYVRELEQSNDDLERAKRATIVSLEDFEQRLNQAIERNAFLESELDEKEFVLVSVQRLKDEARDLRQELAVRERNTDVTRMSAPTSPTQEDNDKMDYSVQASLSLPATPLAKSLDNAFANPTELSNGLGNSLTPSARISALNIVSDLLRKVGALESKLTACRNFAKDQKARNSYAITENGNVINGNTAKFSHILHTTSSYYDKMRERVIFPALILAGAVLLFFLIEVVFQGMNTMSPVEVV from the exons ATGTATATCATGAACACAGATATGATTCCAAAATTCACCTCGAAAGACGAGGAGATTGACTTCTGGAAGACTCTTTCCCTCAAGTACCAGAAAAA TTGCCAGGAGGCCCAGGAGGAGCTGCTGGAGTTTCAGGAGGGCAGCAGAGAGCTGGAGGCAGAGCTGGAGACCCAGCTGGGCCAGGCCGAGCACCGCACGAGAGTCCTGCACTCTGAAAACAGCAGGCTCAAGAAAGAGGTGGACTCACTCAAG gaaaaactggagcagcagtatgCCCAGAGCTACAAACAGATCAACATGCTGGAGGATGACCTGGGACAGACCAGGGGCATAAAGGAGAAGCTCCACAAATACGTGAGGGAGCTAGAGCAGTCCAACGACGACCTAGAAAGAGCTAAGAG GGCTACAATTGTGTCCCTGGAGGACTTTGAGCAGCGTCTGAACCAGGCTATCGAGAGGAACGCCTTCCTGGAGAGCGAGCTGGATGAGAAGGAATTCGTCCTGGTCTCAGTGCAGAGATTGAAAGATGAGGCCAGAG ACCTGCGGCAGGAGCTTGCTGTCCGAGAGCGAAATACGGACGTAACCAGGATGTCGGCGCCCACCTCGCCCACCCAGGAGGACAATGACAAGATGGATTACTCTGTCCAGGCCTCACTGTCTCTCCCCGCAACGCCGCTCGCGAAGAGTCTGGACAATGCCTTCGCCAACCCCACAG AGTTGTCCAATGGCCTTGGTAACTCACTGACTCCCTCTGCTAGAATATCAGCCCTCAACATCGTCAGTGACTTGCTACGGAAAGTGGGG GCTCTGGAGTCTAAGCTGACAGCCTGCAGGAACTTTGCCAAGGACCAGAAAGCCAGGAACTCTTATGCCATCACGGAAAACGGGAACGTGATCAACGGCAACACAGCCAAGTTCTCCCATATACTCCACACGACGTCGTCATACTACGACAAAAT gagagagagggtcatattCCCTGCATTAATTCTGG CCGGTGCTGTCCTTCTGTTTTTCCTTATTGAGGTTGTCTTTCAAGGTATGAATACTATGTCCCCTGTAGAAGTGGTGTGA
- the LOC139376415 gene encoding nuclear distribution protein nudE-like 1-A isoform X5 — protein MYIMNTDMIPKFTSKDEEIDFWKTLSLKYQKNCQEAQEELLEFQEGSRELEAELETQLGQAEHRTRVLHSENSRLKKEVDSLKEKLEQQYAQSYKQINMLEDDLGQTRGIKEKLHKYVRELEQSNDDLERAKRATIVSLEDFEQRLNQAIERNAFLESELDEKEFVLVSVQRLKDEARDLRQELAVRERNTDVTRMSAPTSPTQEDNDKMDYSVQASLSLPATPLAKSLDNAFANPTELSNGLGNSLTPSARISALNIVSDLLRKVGALESKLTACRNFAKDQKARNSYAITENGNVINGNTAKFSHILHTTSSYYDKMRERVIFPALILAGR, from the exons ATGTATATCATGAACACAGATATGATTCCAAAATTCACCTCGAAAGACGAGGAGATTGACTTCTGGAAGACTCTTTCCCTCAAGTACCAGAAAAA TTGCCAGGAGGCCCAGGAGGAGCTGCTGGAGTTTCAGGAGGGCAGCAGAGAGCTGGAGGCAGAGCTGGAGACCCAGCTGGGCCAGGCCGAGCACCGCACGAGAGTCCTGCACTCTGAAAACAGCAGGCTCAAGAAAGAGGTGGACTCACTCAAG gaaaaactggagcagcagtatgCCCAGAGCTACAAACAGATCAACATGCTGGAGGATGACCTGGGACAGACCAGGGGCATAAAGGAGAAGCTCCACAAATACGTGAGGGAGCTAGAGCAGTCCAACGACGACCTAGAAAGAGCTAAGAG GGCTACAATTGTGTCCCTGGAGGACTTTGAGCAGCGTCTGAACCAGGCTATCGAGAGGAACGCCTTCCTGGAGAGCGAGCTGGATGAGAAGGAATTCGTCCTGGTCTCAGTGCAGAGATTGAAAGATGAGGCCAGAG ACCTGCGGCAGGAGCTTGCTGTCCGAGAGCGAAATACGGACGTAACCAGGATGTCGGCGCCCACCTCGCCCACCCAGGAGGACAATGACAAGATGGATTACTCTGTCCAGGCCTCACTGTCTCTCCCCGCAACGCCGCTCGCGAAGAGTCTGGACAATGCCTTCGCCAACCCCACAG AGTTGTCCAATGGCCTTGGTAACTCACTGACTCCCTCTGCTAGAATATCAGCCCTCAACATCGTCAGTGACTTGCTACGGAAAGTGGGG GCTCTGGAGTCTAAGCTGACAGCCTGCAGGAACTTTGCCAAGGACCAGAAAGCCAGGAACTCTTATGCCATCACGGAAAACGGGAACGTGATCAACGGCAACACAGCCAAGTTCTCCCATATACTCCACACGACGTCGTCATACTACGACAAAAT gagagagagggtcatattCCCTGCATTAATTCTGG CAGGGCGGTGA